A genomic segment from Acipenser ruthenus chromosome 5, fAciRut3.2 maternal haplotype, whole genome shotgun sequence encodes:
- the LOC117403397 gene encoding transcription factor 21-like, protein MSTGSISDVDDLNEAELLDCDLKIGSGKDSGTSNESTEESSNCDSGSLKVKGVSGKKRKTSIRKTSLNGVSHEGKQLQRNAANARERSRMRVLSKAFSRLKTTLPWVPADTKLSKLDTLRLASSYIAHLRQVLANDKYENGYIHPVNLTWPFMVAGKPENELKEVMNTTRLCGTTAS, encoded by the exons ATGTCTACTGGATCCATAAGTGATGTTGATGATCTAAATGAGGCAGAGCTCCTGGATTGCGACCTGAAAATAGGATCTGGTAAGGACTCTGGGACCTCAAACGAAAGCACAGAGGAGAGCTCCAATTGTGACAGCGGCTCGCTTaaagtcaaaggggtttcgggaAAGAAGCGAAAAACTAGCATCAGGAAGACCAGTTTGAACGGAGTGTCACACGAAGGAAAGCAACTCCAAAGGAATGCTGCCAATGCCAGGGAGAGATCTAGGATGCGAGTTTTGAGTAAAGCGTTTTCCAGGCTGAAGACAACTTTGCCCTGGGTACCAGCGGATACCAAACTCTCAAAACTGGACACCCTGAGACTGGCATCCAGCTATATTGCCCATTTGAGACAGGTCCTGGCCAACGACAAGTACGAAAATGGCTACATTCATCCTGTCAACCTG aCATGGCCTTTTATGGTTGCTGGAAAGCCAGAGAATGAGCTGAAAGAAGTAATGAATACAACTCGGTTATGTGGAACTACGGCGTCCTGA